The Urbifossiella limnaea nucleotide sequence AACTGCGGAACGTCGTGGAGCGCGCGGTGGCGCTGGGGACCGGCCCGGTCGTCGACGCGGTCGACATCTGGCTGAGCGAACTGGACGTCGGCGGCCCGGTGATCGGCTCGGCGCCGGGCGTGTACCGGCCGGAGACGATCGACGACGTGGAGAAGCGGCACATCGAGGCGACGCTGAAGTACACCGACTGGAACAAGTCGCAGGCGGCGGCGATCCTCGGGATCGAGCGCTCGACGCTCGACCGGAAGATCAAGGGGTACAACCTGGCGCGCTGAGGCTCAGAACGGCGGCCCGTTCGGGTCGTCGAACAGGGTCGGCCCTGCGGGCTTTCGCTTCGGCGCTTCCGGCGGCGCGACCGGCGTCGGCGTCGGCTTCTTCCGCGTCGGTTTGGGTTCCGGCGGCTTTGGTGCCGGCGTCTCCACCGCCGGCGGCGGTGTTCCGACGGGCAGCTGGTGCCGCGCTTCCAGGGTGCCGAGTACCGACTCGGCGCGGGCCAGCACCGGTTCCGGAACGCCCGCCAGCCGGGCGACGTGGATGCCGTAGCTCTTGTCGGCGTTGCCCGGCCCGATCTTGTGCAGGAACACCACGTCCTTCTCGTGCTCCTGGACCGTCACGTTGTAGTTCCGCAGGTTCGGCAGCGTCGCCGCGAGCTGCGCGAGTTCGTGGTAGTGCGTGGCGAATAGCGCCCGACAGCCGACCGCCCCGTGCAGGTACTCGGTGATGGCCCACGCGAGCGACACGCCGTCGTACGTGCTGGTGCCGCGGCCGATCTCGTCGAGGATGACCAGGCTGCGCCGGGTGGCGTTGTTCAGGATGTTCGCCGCCTCCGTCATTTCGACCATGAACGTGCTCTGGCCGCGGCTCAGTTCGTCGCTGGCGCCGACGCGAGTAAAGATGCGGTCGGTCAGGCCGACGGTCGCGGCCTTCGCGGGGACGAAGCTGCCGACGTGGGCCATAAGTGTGAGCAGCGCCACCTGCCGGATGAACGTGCTCTTGCCGCTCATGTTCGGCCCGGTGATGAGCCAGAAGGTGCCGGCCTCGGGGCCGAACGCGGCGTCGTTCGGGACGAACGTGCCCGGCGGCAGGATCACGTCGAGGACCGGGTGGCGGCCGTCCTTGATGTCGAGGACGGGTTCGTCAACCAGCACCGGGCGGACGTAGTTGCGGGACGCGGCCAACTCCGCGAGAGCCGCAAGGAAGTCGGCCGCGGCGAGCACGTCGGCGGTGTTCAGGAGGCGGTGCGTCTGCGCGGCCACCTGCTCGCGGAGCTGGTTGAACAGCTGTAGCTCCAGCGCCTGGCTCTTCTCCTGCGCGGACAGCACCTTCTCCTCGTACTCCTTCAGCTGCGGCGTGATGTAGCGCTCGGCGTTCTTCAGCGTCTGCTTGCGGACGTAGTCGGCCGGCACGCGGCCGGCGTTGGCGTGCGTCACCTCGATGTAGTAGCCGTGGACCTCGTTGTACCCGACCTTCAGGCTCGTGATGTTCGTCCGCGTGATCTCCGCCGCCTGGTAGCGGGCGATCCACCCTTTGCCTTCGCTGGACAGCTTCCGCAGCTCGTCCAGGTCGGGGCTGTAGCCCTCCTTGATCACGTCGCCGTCCTTCGCGGACAAGGGCGGGTCAACCTTTAGGGCTCGGTCGAGGAGGTCGCGGAGGTCGGGACACAGTTCGAGCCGCTGCTCCAACGCCGCCAGCAGCGACGAGCGGCGGCCGGACAGCTTCGCCTTCACGGCGGGCAACAGGCGGAGCGTGGCGGCGATCTTCGCCAGGTCCGGCGGCGTGGCGCGGGCCGTCGAGACGCGCGTGGCGAGGCGTTGAATGTCGGAGCAAGCGTCGAGCTGGTCGCGGAGCTGGCCGCGGAGGGCGTGGTCCTTCACCAGTTCCTCGACGGCGTCGAGCCGGGCCGTGATCGCGGCGCGGTCGGTGAGCGGGGCCAGCAGGCTGTCGTGGAGCATCCGCGCGCCCATCGGCGTGACGGTGCGGTCGAGCACGGACAGCAGCGAGCCGTCGCGCTGGGCGTCGCGCAGGGTGCGCGTCAGTTCCAGGCTGCGGCGCGTGACCTCGTCGAGCGTCAGGAGCGTGTCGGGCCGGTGCGGCTGGAGGCGGCGCAGGTGCGACAGGCTGGCCCGGAGCGTCTCCTGCAAGTAGACGACGATCGCGCCCGCGGCCGTGAGGCACGGCTGGTCGTCCTCGAAGCCGAAGCCGGAGAGCGTCGCCACCTGGAAGTGCGTCTTGAGCGCTTGCGTCGCGGTCGTCGGGTCAAACGTCCAGTCCGGCCGGGGCGACCGCGTCCGCGGCATGACGACGCTCGCCGCTTCCGTGATCGTGCCTGCCTGTCCATCCGCGTAAAGCACCTCGGCGGCGTTGAGGCGCGCGAACTCGTCGGTCAGCCGCGCGGCGGGCACGTCGGCCGCGCCGAAGACGCCGGCGCTGAGGTCGACCCACGCCACGCCGAACACGCTGCTTTTCGTGGCGAAAACGGCGACGAGGTGGTTCGGCGACTTCGGGTCGAGCAAGCCCTCCTCGGTGACGGTGCCCGGCGTGACGACGCGGTTCACCTCGCGGTGGATGATCTTCTTCTTCGGGTCCGGCTCCTCCATCTGCTCGCACACGGCGACGCGGTGGCCGGCCTTGATGAGCTGACCGAGGTAGTGCTCCAGGCGGTGCACCGGCACGCCCGCCATGGGCACGGTGCCGTCGCGCTTCGTGAGCGTGAGGCCGAGCACTTTGGAGCCCAACTCGGCGTCGTCCTCGAACAGTTCGTAGAAGTCGCCGTTGCGAAAAAGGACAAGCATTCCCGGGTGAAGCGCCTTCGCGTCGCGGTACTGTTGCAGCATCCGGCTCATGGCGGTCCCGCGCGGCTCGTCGGTGTCGGAAAGAGAAGTGTATCGGCGCGCGCGGCGGCGCGGGATGCCGGGAGCTGAGGCCGAAGTGCGCCGTGTCGCGCCGGTGTTGCGGGAAAAAGTGGGAAATTCCGCGCGGCAACGGCGGACGCTCAACTTGTTTTTCACACACCCCGCGTTACGATCTGTTCTTAAGGTGTACGTCGCGCTTCGCGCACTCAAGGCGTCGCCCCCCCGCAGTGCCGGTCGTCGTCGGATGACACCGGCCCGGGTTAAGAGGCCCGTGGAGGCGAAACCCGGCATGGCCGAACCCGACACTCGCCCGAGCACGACGCCGGCCGCGAGCGGATTCGACGACGACGAGCCCCCGAGTCGGTCGCGGCGGCTCCCCGCGTGGCAGGACGTCCCGGACCACCTCTGGACCGACTGGCGGTGGCAGACGCAGAACTCGGTGCGCTCCGTTCGCCAGCTCCGCACCCTGCTCACCTTCTCCCCCGCCGAGCTCGAAGCGATCGGCCGGATCGAGAGCGAGTACAAGCTCGCCATCCCGCCGTACTACTTCTCGCTCATCGACCCGGACGACCCGTTCGACCCGATCCGCCTCCAGAGCGTGCCGTCGCCCCTGGAAGCGCAGAACCAGTCGGGGTACGAGCTGGAAGACCCGCTCGAGGAGGACAAGGACTCGCCGGTGCCGGGCCTCACGCACCGGTACCCCGACCGGGCGCTGCTCATCACCACGCCCAACTGCTCGATGTACTGCCGGTACTGCACGCGCAAGCGCGCCACGCTCACCCGCGGCGGCTGGGAGGGGATCAGCGCTGACGACGAGCGGATGATCGACTACGTCCGCCGCACCGAGAGCATCCGCGACGTGATCGTCAGCGGTGGCGACCCGCTGACCCTGCCGGTCGGCAAGCTCCGCTATTACCTGGACAACCTGAAGGCCATCGACCACGTGGACGTGATCCGCATCGGCACCCGCGTGCCGGTCACGCTCCCGCAGCGGCTGTTCGACCAGGAACTCATCGACCTGCTGGCGTCGGCCGAGAAGGTGTACATCCAGACGCACTTCAACCACCCGCGCGAGATCACGCCGGAGTCGGCGCGCGTGGTGAAGGCGCTGCTGAAGGCCGGGATGCCGGTGAACAACCACTCGGTGCTGCTGAAGGGCGTGAACGACGACCTGGGCACGATGCGCGAGTTGCTCCGCGGCCTGCTGCGGATCAAGGTCCGGCCGTACTACCTGTTCCACTGCGACCCGGTGACCGGTGCCGGCCACTTCCGCACGAGCGTGTGGAAGGGGCTCGAGATCATGGAAGGCCTCCGCGGGCACATGAGCGGCATCGGCATCCCGACTTACGTGGTGGACAGCCCGCACGGCGGCGGCAAGATTCCGATGATGCCGAACTACCTCGTGAGCATGGCCGACGATGCGGTCGTGCTGCGGAACTACGAGGGGATGCTGATCCGTTACCAGGCCGAGGACAAGCCAGGTTTGTCGCCGGCCGCCGGCCCGCGGACCCGCGGCGTGAGCGCGCTGCTCCAGGGCGACAAGACGCAGTTGATGCCCGAGGGGAACGAACGGATGGAGCGCCGCCGGAGGATGGAAGTGCTGGACCCCGGCTACGAGGCGGGCTGCGGCGGCGGCGACTCGGACGGGCCGCCGGGTGTTCTGCCGCTGCCGGTGATGAACGGCCGCCACGCGGCGTCGAACGGCTGAAGCCCGAATCGTGAAACCTGAAAAGCCCGGGGACAGCCGTCCCCGGGCTTTTTTGTCGGAGCCACCCATGCGGATCGGCATCGCCTGCACGCTGAAGCCGGACGGCCCGCCACCGCCCGGCGCCAGTGACGACTGGGCCGAGGAGTTCGACTCGCCGGCCACCGTAGAGGCCGTCGCCGCCGTGCTGCGGTCACTGGGTCACGACGTCCGCTCGCTCGGCGACGGCCGGCCGTTCCTCGAAGCCGTGATGGCCGACCCGCCGGACCTGGTGTTCAACTTCGCCGAGGGGCAGGGCGTGTCGCGGTCCCGCGAGGCCCGTGTGCCGGCGGTGTGCGAGATGCTCGGCGTCCCCGTCACCGGCTCCGACCCGCTCGCGCTCGCCGTCGCGCTCGACAAGGACATGACCCGCCGCCTCGTGGAAGCCGCCGGTCTGACAGTGCCGAAGGGATTCACACTCGCGCCGCCGCCGGGCGAGTACGACGGCGAGTACGCCGAGTTCCCCGCGCTACTCGAAGCCGCCGGCCTGACGTGCCCGGTGATCGTGAAGCCCGCCCTGGAGGGCAGCAGCAAGGGCATCCGCCGCACGGCGCTGGTGCGGACGCCCGAGGAGTTCGGCCCCACGGTCGTGGCGCTGTGGCAGGAGTACCGCCAACCGGCGCTGGTCGAGGAGTTCATCGTCGGCGACGAGGTGACGGTCGGCATCGTGGGGAACGACCCGCCACAACCGCTGGGCGTGATGCGTGTGGTCCCGAAGGAGTCGTCGGCCGAGTTCGTGTACAGCCTGGAAGTGAAGCGCGCCTGGGACGGCGTGGTGAGCTACGAGGCGCCGGCGAAGTTGCCGCGCGACGTGTACGCGGCGGTGGAGGCCGACGCGCTGGCGGCGTTCGCCGCGCTCGGCTGCCGGGACGTGGCGCGGGCCGACTTCCGCGTCCGCGACGGGGTGCCGTACTTCCTGGAGATCAACCCGCTGCCGGGGCTGAACCCCGACAGCGGTGACTTGTGCTACCTCGCCTACCGCATGGGCCACACCTACGCCGACCTGATCCGCCTGATCTTCGGCGCCGCAGCGACGCGCTGCGGGCTCGCCTGAGGCGTGGTAACATTGGTGGTTACCGCGGAGTCCACGAGATGAGCGCGATCCCGAAGCGAAAGCT carries:
- the mutS gene encoding DNA mismatch repair protein MutS, which translates into the protein MSRMLQQYRDAKALHPGMLVLFRNGDFYELFEDDAELGSKVLGLTLTKRDGTVPMAGVPVHRLEHYLGQLIKAGHRVAVCEQMEEPDPKKKIIHREVNRVVTPGTVTEEGLLDPKSPNHLVAVFATKSSVFGVAWVDLSAGVFGAADVPAARLTDEFARLNAAEVLYADGQAGTITEAASVVMPRTRSPRPDWTFDPTTATQALKTHFQVATLSGFGFEDDQPCLTAAGAIVVYLQETLRASLSHLRRLQPHRPDTLLTLDEVTRRSLELTRTLRDAQRDGSLLSVLDRTVTPMGARMLHDSLLAPLTDRAAITARLDAVEELVKDHALRGQLRDQLDACSDIQRLATRVSTARATPPDLAKIAATLRLLPAVKAKLSGRRSSLLAALEQRLELCPDLRDLLDRALKVDPPLSAKDGDVIKEGYSPDLDELRKLSSEGKGWIARYQAAEITRTNITSLKVGYNEVHGYYIEVTHANAGRVPADYVRKQTLKNAERYITPQLKEYEEKVLSAQEKSQALELQLFNQLREQVAAQTHRLLNTADVLAAADFLAALAELAASRNYVRPVLVDEPVLDIKDGRHPVLDVILPPGTFVPNDAAFGPEAGTFWLITGPNMSGKSTFIRQVALLTLMAHVGSFVPAKAATVGLTDRIFTRVGASDELSRGQSTFMVEMTEAANILNNATRRSLVILDEIGRGTSTYDGVSLAWAITEYLHGAVGCRALFATHYHELAQLAATLPNLRNYNVTVQEHEKDVVFLHKIGPGNADKSYGIHVARLAGVPEPVLARAESVLGTLEARHQLPVGTPPPAVETPAPKPPEPKPTRKKPTPTPVAPPEAPKRKPAGPTLFDDPNGPPF
- a CDS encoding D-alanine--D-alanine ligase family protein, whose amino-acid sequence is MRIGIACTLKPDGPPPPGASDDWAEEFDSPATVEAVAAVLRSLGHDVRSLGDGRPFLEAVMADPPDLVFNFAEGQGVSRSREARVPAVCEMLGVPVTGSDPLALAVALDKDMTRRLVEAAGLTVPKGFTLAPPPGEYDGEYAEFPALLEAAGLTCPVIVKPALEGSSKGIRRTALVRTPEEFGPTVVALWQEYRQPALVEEFIVGDEVTVGIVGNDPPQPLGVMRVVPKESSAEFVYSLEVKRAWDGVVSYEAPAKLPRDVYAAVEADALAAFAALGCRDVARADFRVRDGVPYFLEINPLPGLNPDSGDLCYLAYRMGHTYADLIRLIFGAAATRCGLA
- a CDS encoding KamA family radical SAM protein, which produces MAEPDTRPSTTPAASGFDDDEPPSRSRRLPAWQDVPDHLWTDWRWQTQNSVRSVRQLRTLLTFSPAELEAIGRIESEYKLAIPPYYFSLIDPDDPFDPIRLQSVPSPLEAQNQSGYELEDPLEEDKDSPVPGLTHRYPDRALLITTPNCSMYCRYCTRKRATLTRGGWEGISADDERMIDYVRRTESIRDVIVSGGDPLTLPVGKLRYYLDNLKAIDHVDVIRIGTRVPVTLPQRLFDQELIDLLASAEKVYIQTHFNHPREITPESARVVKALLKAGMPVNNHSVLLKGVNDDLGTMRELLRGLLRIKVRPYYLFHCDPVTGAGHFRTSVWKGLEIMEGLRGHMSGIGIPTYVVDSPHGGGKIPMMPNYLVSMADDAVVLRNYEGMLIRYQAEDKPGLSPAAGPRTRGVSALLQGDKTQLMPEGNERMERRRRMEVLDPGYEAGCGGGDSDGPPGVLPLPVMNGRHAASNG